From Vigna angularis cultivar LongXiaoDou No.4 chromosome 11, ASM1680809v1, whole genome shotgun sequence:
GATGTATCTTTTTCTTTAGCTCCACTCATTATGACAGCTATGGATCGCACTCAGAGGGATATAGAGCTTCTCCTCAAACAGCTAAAACCGCAAATTGTTTTCTTTGACTTCACACATTGGCTACCAAACTTGACTCGTCGCATGGGGATAAAATCTTTTCAATACTTGATTATTGGCCCAGCAACAGTATCTTACGTTAGATCCCCAACAAGGATGCGCCAAAACATGACTGAAAGAGATCTTATGCAACCCCCTCCTGGGTATCCTGTGTCATCTATCAAGCTTCGTTCCCATGAAGCCAATTTCCTTGCTTCTAAAAGGAATTGGGAGTTTGGTAGCGGTGTTCTCTTCTATGACCGCCTCAACAATGGTTTAATGCTATCAGATGCAATTGGGTTCAAAGGTTGTAGAGAAATTGAGGGTCCTTATGTTGACTACCTTGCAGAGCAGTTTGGAAAGTCTGTTATCCTTTCAGGACCTATCATTCCTGAGTCACCCACCACTGTTTTAGAGGAAAAATGGAGTGCGTGGCTTGGAAGGTTCAAGGATGGTTCTGTGGTTTTCTGTGCACTTGGGAGTGAATGGAAATTACCACACGATCAGTTCCAAGAATTGGTATTGGGTCTTGAACTTACGGGACTTCCATTTTTGGCTGTTGTAAAAGTTCCAACTGGGTTTGATACAATTGAAGCTGCGCTGCCAGAAGGGTTTAAGGAAAGGGTTGAAGGGAGAGGAATTGTTCACAGTGGATGGATACAACAACAGTTGATTTTGGGACACCCATCAGTGGGTTGCTTCATAACACACTGTGGTACTGGTTCGTTAACTGAGGCATTAGTAAATAAGTGTCAAATGGTGTTACTGCCACAACTTGATGGTGACCATATCATTAACGCTAGGATGATGGCTAGCAAGAAGGTTGGAGTTGAAGTGGAGAaaggtgaagaagatggtttGTTCACCAAGGAGAGTGTGAGCAGAGCAGTCAACATTGTGATGGATGAGGAGAATGATGTTGGCAAACAGGTTAGAGCAAATCATGCAAAATTGAGGAATTTCCTCCTAAGCCGGAATTTAGAGTGGACTTGTCTTGATGACTTTTGTCATAAGCTTCAAGATTTACTCaaataatatttacttaattaagtttttatttaaaattgttacattttttaattaaaaaaattattcttttatttatgtaatgtAGTTGTTAAATTGtgttgttattttctttatttatgttCACATATTAAGGATGATTATGGATTAGACTTTTGGAAATCTTATAACGTAATTCAGACTTAATAGAATAGATTCAATTCTAAAGCTAgcttaattttaactaaatccAATATATTTGgatttattactttaatataatttaaattagattaaatctGAATTAAATAAACCttgttaatttattaaattcagTGAGATCAACTTAATAGGCTGACTATTACATTTATTAAACTAACTCAACTTGTTTTGGACTCTAAGTGACTTGACTCGAATTAAATTCAATCTCATTTGACTTGATCTTTACCTTGAGTCAACTTAACTTGATCTAGACTTCGATCCACTCAACTCgatttaaacttaaactaatTCGACTCAACTTGAACTAAATCCAAACTCACTTGTATTTATCTTAGTATAACTAATCAATAATTGAGACAAGAAAgaaattttaatcaattcaaaGTCACTTAGTTCTCCTTTGCGTTTGCAAATATAAGAAGTTGAGATTCTCATTAAAGATTTGTAGCAACTTGAACTGTGTGCAAAGTAGTGAAGATTGTGATGGAAGAGGAGAATGAGGTTGGTAGAGAAGTTAGAGcaaatcatgataaatagaggAATTTCTTGATAAGCCATACATGAAAAATCTTTATCTCTATACGTATTCAAATCATTTAAGGCTGAAGTTGAGAATTGTTTGTGTGGCTATTGTAAGAATATACAAATAAGTATACTAGGTTGATGTAGTAAACAAGTGTCGTATCTATAGGGATTTGGCGGAAATAACAATATTATGATCAGTTTAACCTGATATGTGATTGTGTTTATGTTAAATGTGAGAGTGGTGTCACATTAATTAGAAATCAGTTTAAGTTATCaaagaaattattatattattaaaaccGTGTTGGAGCCTGATTTCACATATTCATCCTCTCTTGCATTAGGTATTCCTTCAAGTCTATAACTTAATGTGGTCAAGTCCTTGAAGTGCTCTATGTGGTATTCCTAGCCCATCCTTGTACCCGGAGACTAGTATCTTGCCTACTGTCCAGTATGAAACCTATCAGTGACCGCATAAGACTCACCTGCATTATGAATAAGACTATATTTCAGTTGCACATCTCTAGCCTATTTCATCCAAAAACACACAGGAAAATTGATTGGACAACAACTCAATACTAGATGCCTTTATGCCTCAAGCCAGTTAAACAAGATAAGTGATCGTTTCATCCCAAAATTAAGCATAAACCAATTAACCACTTTAAATCAAATGAAAGTTGCATAAATGAAATTGTCACCAAATACAAGAGTTTAATCTGTTACATCATGCTTCAACACATGGAGATTTAGCTCCTCGTGAAGATAGAAAGAATTACAAGCAAGTAGAAAATCATCTTCTAATCCTCTAAGGATGTATCTTTTAAGTACAAGGATTATGTGAGAGACTCACTAGAGTCTCTCTCTAAAATCACCCTAAGAGAGTTAAGACCAAAGTCTAGATCTCTCCACCTCTCATTTCTTCTCTTCCAAGGTACTTGTATTTATAGACATTCGCAGCACAACTCAAGCGGGCTCACAACTCCAGCGTCGATGTTTCCTCCCTTGGTGGGTTTTTTTGTGTGGCTTAGGCTATGAAGATCTAAGCTCGAGCTATTTGAGGTTGCTTAATAGTGAAGCATTCTCCCATGTCTCAAGCTTTAGTTGATGGCTTAAGGAAACCTTCCTTAATGAGTTTTCTTTTGTGGCTCAAGCCCTCAGGTGATGCTCCAGGTATGACAAGTCAGATTCTTCCAAAATGAATGCaaatcttctttattttcatcaaaatacaaatttaaatccTTAAATTTATGTGTTTCtataaaacaagtaaaatttggGTAGTTATCATAGTTTTTATACAtaatcaaaacaagataaatgtTAATTGTAAGACCCTAGAAAAATGTGGTAATTAGGGAATAATGTGGTTATGAGACTTGGACATTATTATTGGTAATTTTTGTTggattatttgatatttttctacaattataattattatgttattattgattaagtAGAACACATGGTTGGTATGTTGTTTATCATGATGATTTCTGTGGTGTGTTGTTACCAatatgatgtgttggattaatgGTAGAAGGGTTATTTGAGATTTAATAGGTGTGAGCCAAATTTTAGAAAGAGagttaaagtaaaattttgGGTTCAATTTGTATTTTGGGGCCCAAGGATAAAAGAGTCTTATACCCTCATTAAGTGGTGTGGACATTAAGTTAGGGGAGTGtagaaagaaaaggaataaaaataaaatttgaaacaaattaGAAAGATTATGTGAATCTTTGAGCTATTGGGTGGTTGTTGATAGtttaaatattagataaaataaaataagaaaggaaaTCTTGGTGGTTTTATAGATTAAGtgaaagatattatttttaattaaaaagatagagataaaatagaaaaagataaaatggagAAGAGTAAAAGGGGTTGCATATTGCTACCCTAGAATCCAAAAACGAAAATTAGAGAGTTAAAGGAGATAAGAGACGTTTCTAGTAGAGAAGAGGAAGAGCTACAGGA
This genomic window contains:
- the LOC108333567 gene encoding cyanidin 3-O-galactoside 2''-O-xylosyltransferase FGGT1, which produces MDASSLHIAMFPWLAMGHLTPYLHLSNKLAKRGHKISFFIPRKTQSKLEQFNLFPDLITFYPIDVPHVEGLPLGAETTSDVSFSLAPLIMTAMDRTQRDIELLLKQLKPQIVFFDFTHWLPNLTRRMGIKSFQYLIIGPATVSYVRSPTRMRQNMTERDLMQPPPGYPVSSIKLRSHEANFLASKRNWEFGSGVLFYDRLNNGLMLSDAIGFKGCREIEGPYVDYLAEQFGKSVILSGPIIPESPTTVLEEKWSAWLGRFKDGSVVFCALGSEWKLPHDQFQELVLGLELTGLPFLAVVKVPTGFDTIEAALPEGFKERVEGRGIVHSGWIQQQLILGHPSVGCFITHCGTGSLTEALVNKCQMVLLPQLDGDHIINARMMASKKVGVEVEKGEEDGLFTKESVSRAVNIVMDEENDVGKQVRANHAKLRNFLLSRNLEWTCLDDFCHKLQDLLK